One Gossypium hirsutum isolate 1008001.06 chromosome A11, Gossypium_hirsutum_v2.1, whole genome shotgun sequence genomic window carries:
- the LOC107922737 gene encoding uncharacterized protein At5g19025 yields the protein MVYFHNSISVCNSVDQASSAPIMASSVNSNDLVMNNKSSSSSSRNNLYKKQKVFNSPSCLKIPSCERSRSAAIDVVILIAVIAACGFLLYPTIKCLSLKLIEFIGTAFYVIGEEIMRAPMIYGSIGLGFSCAAIAAWILLLCTTKKCRNPNCKGLRKAAEFDIQLETEECVKNSSTLVKDGVKKGLFELPRDHHKELEAELKKMAPVNGRAVLVFRARCGCSVGRLEVPGPKKQRKIKK from the coding sequence ATGGTCTATTTCCATAACTCTATCTCAGTCTGCAACTCGGTTGACCAGGCTTCTTCAGCTCCGATCATGGCAAGTTCTGTGAATTCAAATGATCTTGTGATGAACAACAAATCATCGTCGTCGTCGTCAAGAAACAATCTTTACAAGAAACAAAAGGTATTCAATTCACCAAGTTGTTTAAAGATCCCATCTTGTGAAAGATCAAGATCCGCTGCCATTGATGTTGTCATCTTGATTGCTGTGATCGCTGCTTGTGGATTCTTGTTGTATCCAACTATAAAGTGTCTATCATTGAAATTGATTGAATTCATTGGAACTGCCTTTTACGTTATTGGTGAGGAAATTATGAGAGCTCCTATGATATATGGGTCCATAGGACTTGGTTTTTCTTGTGCTGCAATAGCTGCTTGGATTTTGCTTCTATGTACAACCAAGAAATGCAGGAACCCTAATTGTAAAGGGCTTAGGAAGGCAGCCGAATTTGATATTCAGTTGGAAACTGAGGAATGTGTCAAGAATTCCAGCACTTTGGTTAAAGATGGTGTTAAGAAAGGACTTTTCGAATTGCCCCGCGATCATCACAAGGAATTGGAAGCTGAACTTAAGAAGATGGCACCCGTTAATGGACGAGCGGTGCTCGTATTTCGAGCCAGGTGTGGATGTTCTGTAGGCAGGTTGGAGGTTCCAGGACCAAAGAAGCAAAGAAAGATCAAGAAATAG